The proteins below are encoded in one region of Cololabis saira isolate AMF1-May2022 chromosome 11, fColSai1.1, whole genome shotgun sequence:
- the LOC133454757 gene encoding uncharacterized protein LOC133454757: MDISKKKGGSGTTCSVVGCSNNRNKLNEWLDRQCYIHKPATKRECTCAPLFSFFRKPESDLESRTWLKALNLKKPPRNIFVCSHHFVEKKPTKDNPFPELWLGYNRSPQPKRRELPPRTAASPRRKKRRLESEGAPETCQPACEAEPATPQVCDAQTQWEDQSRDDHTYCSTTPTVKVDKATQCKAELSSVTSTTVIDDASCGLYTGLRMVQFFAVVKVLLPYNKPSISLPVVDQILMTLMKLKLNLILGDIAYRFNVSRAMASIVISHWIDVMAGQFKDMISWLPRDTIRATMPPSFQRNYPRTTCIIDCAETAMQRATNHDSRSDTFSQYKSRNTVKYLIAVAPNGLIMFISDAYAGRSSDKFITIDSGFLDYLRAGDEVMADRGFTIRDLLDERRVSLNIPAFTYRRLQLTNEETTRTRRVANVRIHVERAIQRLKVYKILSQTVPISMAPKMDKILIICAGLVNLKGPLIRMPPED; this comes from the exons ATGGATATTTCGAAGAAAAAAGGTGGTTCGGGAACGACATGTTCGGTAGTTGGATGTAGTAACAATAGGAACAAGTTGAACGAGTGGTTGGATAGGCAGTGCTACATCCACAAACCAGCTACAAAGAGGGAGTGTACATGTGCTccattgttttcattttttcggAAGCCTGAATCCGACTTGGAATCAAGGACCTGGCTAAAGGCATTGAATCTGAAGAAACCACCCCGCAACATTTTTGTATGTTCGCATcactttgtggaaaaaaaaccaacaaaggaTAATCCTTTCCCTGAGCTGTGGTTGGGTTATAATCGCTCTCCCCAGCCAAAGAGGCGTGAACTCCCGCCGCGGACCGCTGCCTCGCCCCGGAGAAAGAAACGCAGACTTGAATCTGAGG GTGCTCCTGAAACCTGTCAGCCCGCCTGTGAGGCCGAGCCTGCTACACCGCAAGTTTGCGATGCTCAGACCCAATGGGAGGATCAGTCACGTGATGACCACACGTACTGTTCAACGACACCGACTGTTAAAGTGGACAAGGCCACCCAGTGCAAGGCAGAGCTTTCCTCTGTGACTAGCACCACGGTCATTGATGATGCAAGCTGTGGGCTGTACACAGGACTGCGTATGGTTCAATTTTTCGCCGTGGTGAAAGTGTTGTTGCCTTACAATAAGCCATCAATTTCCCTTCCTGTTGTTGACCAAATCCTGATGACCTTGATGAAGCTTAAACTAAACCTAATATTAGGAGATATAGCTTACCGCTTCAATGTGTCCAGAGCCATGGCAAGCATTGTGATTAGTCACTGGATTGACGTGATGGCTGGACAGTTCAAAGACATGATCTCCTGGCTTCCAAGAGACACCATTCGTGCCACCATGCCCCCGTCGTTTCAGAGGAACTACCCTCGAACCACCTGCATCATTGACTGTGCCGAAACTGCCATGCAGAGAGCCACAAACCACGACTCAAGGAGTGACACTTTCAGCCAGTACAAATCACGCAACACTGTGAAATATCTTATTGCTGTGGCCCCTAATGGGCTAATAATGTTTATATCTGACGCCTATGCTGGCAGAAGCAGCGATAAGTTTATCACCATCGACAGTGGGTTTCTGGACTATCTGAGGGCTGGTGATGAGGTCATGGCGGACCGTGGTTTCACCATTCGAGACTTACTCGATGAGAGAAGGGTCAGTTTGAACATCCCTGCATTCACCTACAGGCGCCTTCAGTTGACTAATGAGGAGACGACACGCACCAGGAGAGTAGCCAATGTCCGCATACACGTGGAAAGAGCAATCCAAAGACTGAAGGTCTATAAGATTTTATCCCAGACTGTTCCCATCAGCATGGCACCGAAAATGGACAAAATCTTGATAATCTGTGCTGGCCTAGTTAACCTGAAGGGTCCACTGATCAGAATGCCTCCTGAGGATTAG